The Bacillota bacterium LX-D genome includes a region encoding these proteins:
- the der gene encoding ribosome biogenesis GTPase Der: MAKPIVAIVGRPNVGKSTLFNRITGERVAIVEDISGVTRDRIYRDAEWQDNKFTLIDTGGIQWEDNKISTQVKKQAEIAITEADIIIFLTDAKTGLLPDDYEVASILRKTDKPVVLAVNKVENFSNPEFYEFYKLGLGEPIPVSAIHGMNTGDLLDAVIANFPAEKDEENFSDTIKIAVIGRPNVGKSTMTNFLLGEERVIVSDIPGTTRDAIDSVLSREGKEYLIIDTAGMRKRAKIYNTTERYSVLRSLKAVERADVVLILIDATEGVTEQDKKIAGFAHENGKGSIIVVNKWDLVIKNDKTINKFDERIREELSFMQYAPIMYVSALTGQRVWKIFDLIDFVAEQSARRISTNLLNKYIAEIMALNPPPGDKGKYLKILYATQSGVKPPTFILFVNDPELMHFSYQRYIENQLRKSFGFEGNPIRLITRKKKNHKED, translated from the coding sequence ATGGCCAAACCGATTGTAGCAATTGTTGGCAGGCCTAATGTTGGAAAATCCACATTGTTTAATCGAATAACTGGGGAACGGGTTGCTATCGTTGAAGATATCTCTGGGGTAACAAGAGACAGAATTTATCGAGACGCTGAATGGCAAGATAATAAATTTACTCTTATTGATACTGGTGGTATTCAATGGGAGGATAATAAAATATCAACTCAGGTTAAAAAGCAGGCAGAAATAGCTATAACTGAGGCGGATATTATTATATTCTTGACCGATGCCAAAACAGGTTTGTTACCAGATGATTATGAGGTAGCTTCAATTCTTCGGAAAACTGACAAACCAGTAGTCTTAGCTGTTAATAAAGTAGAAAATTTTTCTAACCCTGAGTTCTATGAGTTTTATAAATTGGGATTGGGAGAGCCCATTCCCGTTTCGGCTATCCATGGTATGAATACGGGGGATTTGTTAGATGCAGTTATAGCAAACTTTCCTGCAGAAAAGGACGAAGAAAACTTCTCAGATACAATTAAAATTGCAGTTATTGGTCGCCCAAATGTAGGTAAATCTACGATGACTAATTTTCTTTTAGGAGAAGAACGAGTTATAGTAAGTGATATACCGGGTACAACGAGGGATGCTATAGATTCTGTTTTAAGCAGAGAAGGCAAAGAATATTTAATAATTGATACTGCAGGGATGAGAAAAAGAGCTAAAATCTATAATACAACGGAACGCTATAGTGTATTAAGATCGCTAAAAGCAGTAGAAAGAGCAGATGTAGTACTTATTCTGATTGATGCAACTGAAGGGGTTACAGAACAGGATAAAAAGATTGCTGGTTTTGCCCATGAAAATGGGAAAGGTTCCATTATTGTAGTTAATAAATGGGATCTGGTTATTAAAAATGATAAAACAATTAATAAGTTTGATGAAAGAATTCGTGAAGAATTATCTTTCATGCAGTATGCGCCAATTATGTACGTTTCTGCTTTAACGGGTCAAAGGGTGTGGAAAATATTTGATTTAATAGATTTTGTAGCAGAGCAAAGTGCGAGAAGGATCTCTACAAATTTATTAAATAAATATATAGCGGAAATAATGGCTCTTAACCCTCCACCAGGGGATAAGGGGAAGTATTTAAAAATACTTTATGCCACTCAAAGCGGGGTAAAACCGCCAACTTTTATTCTTTTTGTTAATGATCCAGAGCTGATGCATTTTTCTTACCAAAGATATATTGAAAATCAATTAAGAAAGTCATTTGGGTTTGAGGGAAATCCTATTAGATTAATAACTAGAAAGAAAAAAAATCATAAAGAAGATTAA
- a CDS encoding ACT domain-containing protein: MPKTENERFYIVSANILPEAIKKTAEVKEMLKKNEAMTINEAVKKIGLSRSAFYKYKEGVFPIYSSGTSQITTISLILEHRSGILSQVINSIADVQGNVLTINQSIPLQGLANVTISIEVGNLTLGLNELILLLKNIDGVNKVEILGNS; this comes from the coding sequence GTGCCTAAAACAGAAAATGAACGTTTTTACATCGTAAGTGCAAATATATTACCTGAAGCTATTAAAAAAACTGCTGAGGTAAAGGAAATGCTTAAAAAAAATGAGGCCATGACAATTAATGAAGCGGTAAAGAAAATTGGACTTTCGAGAAGCGCCTTTTACAAGTACAAAGAAGGTGTTTTCCCTATCTATTCTAGTGGGACGAGTCAGATTACTACTATTTCGTTAATTTTAGAGCACCGTTCTGGCATTTTATCTCAAGTTATTAATTCAATTGCTGACGTTCAAGGGAACGTTCTAACTATTAATCAAAGTATACCACTACAGGGCTTGGCCAACGTAACAATATCTATTGAAGTAGGTAATTTGACTTTAGGGTTAAATGAGCTCATACTGTTACTTAAAAATATAGATGGTGTTAATAAAGTTGAAATATTAGGTAACAGTTAA
- the spoIVA gene encoding stage IV sporulation protein A, with the protein MENYDIFRDIAERTGGDIYLGFVGPVRTGKSTLIKKFMESIVLPNIKNPNERDRAKDELPLSSEGKTITTTEPKFIPNEAVEIVIKEGLKLKVRMVDCVGYKVEGAIGYEEDNGPRMVHTPWFEEAVTFQEAAEVGTRKVITDHSTIGIAVFTDGSISDIARENYLDAEERVIYELKELKKPFVIILNSTHPEQEDTIQLAHSLEEQHNVPVLPMNCAYLTEKDVLNILEEALYEFPVTEVNVNLPKWVDELENSHWLRASYEESVHEAIEKVTRLRDIDGVIDELALNTNVEKVYLKNVDLGTGSIEIEIYAQEGLFHKILNELTGFEIEGDHTLLRLMQELSVIKKDYDKISYGLQEVRNMGYGMVVPTVEEMELQEPELIKQGRGFGVKLKAVAPSYHLIKANITTEITPLIGTEKQCDDLIKYIMDEFEENPQKIWETNVFGKSLSDLVREGIQGKLYHMPENAQQKLQETLERIVNDGSGGLICIII; encoded by the coding sequence ATGGAAAACTATGACATATTCAGGGATATTGCTGAACGCACTGGGGGAGACATATACCTGGGTTTTGTTGGTCCTGTTCGTACTGGAAAGTCAACTTTAATTAAGAAATTTATGGAGTCAATTGTTTTACCTAATATAAAAAATCCTAACGAGCGGGACAGGGCTAAAGATGAGTTACCTTTAAGCAGCGAAGGAAAGACTATTACTACTACCGAGCCTAAATTTATACCAAATGAGGCAGTGGAAATAGTTATCAAAGAAGGTTTAAAATTAAAAGTTAGAATGGTAGATTGTGTTGGCTATAAAGTTGAAGGAGCAATTGGCTACGAAGAAGATAACGGTCCAAGAATGGTACATACACCATGGTTTGAAGAAGCAGTAACTTTCCAAGAAGCAGCAGAAGTAGGGACTAGGAAAGTAATTACAGACCACTCGACAATTGGTATTGCTGTATTTACTGACGGTAGTATAAGCGATATTGCAAGGGAGAATTATTTAGACGCAGAAGAAAGAGTTATTTATGAATTAAAAGAGCTAAAAAAACCCTTTGTAATTATTTTAAACTCTACCCACCCTGAGCAAGAAGACACAATACAATTAGCCCATTCTTTAGAAGAACAGCACAACGTACCAGTATTACCAATGAATTGTGCCTATTTAACGGAAAAAGATGTTTTGAATATACTAGAAGAAGCACTTTATGAGTTTCCTGTGACAGAAGTTAATGTTAACCTACCTAAATGGGTTGATGAATTAGAAAATAGTCATTGGTTAAGAGCAAGTTACGAGGAATCAGTTCATGAGGCCATTGAAAAAGTCACCAGATTAAGAGACATAGATGGAGTAATTGATGAATTGGCTTTAAACACCAACGTCGAAAAAGTTTATCTTAAAAATGTTGATCTTGGAACAGGAAGTATTGAAATTGAGATATATGCTCAGGAAGGACTTTTCCATAAAATTTTAAATGAGTTAACAGGCTTTGAAATTGAAGGGGATCATACCTTACTTCGGCTAATGCAAGAGTTAAGCGTAATCAAAAAAGACTATGATAAAATTTCTTACGGTTTACAAGAAGTACGCAATATGGGTTATGGTATGGTAGTACCTACTGTTGAAGAAATGGAACTGCAAGAACCAGAATTAATTAAACAAGGACGTGGTTTTGGGGTTAAACTAAAAGCAGTAGCACCATCTTACCATTTAATCAAAGCAAATATTACAACTGAAATAACTCCTTTAATTGGAACAGAAAAACAATGTGATGACTTAATTAAATACATTATGGATGAATTTGAAGAGAACCCACAAAAGATATGGGAAACTAATGTTTTTGGAAAATCCTTAAGTGATTTAGTACGGGAAGGAATTCAAGGTAAGCTTTATCATATGCCTGAAAATGCCCAGCAGAAGTTACAGGAAACGTTAGAGAGAATAGTAAATGACGGAAGTGGTGGATTGATTTGCATTATTATATAA
- a CDS encoding NAD(P)H-dependent glycerol-3-phosphate dehydrogenase, producing MKNICVLGAGSWGTALAVHLAKKGLLVRLWSIDKEQVDIMNETRFNQHFLPDIELANNIEPTCDLDFALHGAKLVVLSVPSNAVREVVQLFSPKINKDVVIVNTAKGLEEKTLMRMSQVIMEETKGLPPVAVLSGPSHAEEVSRFLPTAVVAAAKQRKVAEFVQDIFMAVNFRVYTNPDICGVEIGGALKNVIALATGIADGLGFGDNTRAALMTRGITEISRVGIRLKADPLTFAGLTGIGDLIVTCSSMHSRNRRAGIQLGQGIPLDTILKNMGMVVEGANTVKAAVKLARQLCVEMPITQEVHDVLYKGKKPIESVNNLMKRNRTHEVEEVVTNCNFI from the coding sequence ATGAAAAATATATGTGTTTTAGGAGCAGGAAGCTGGGGGACTGCTCTTGCTGTCCATTTAGCAAAAAAAGGACTATTAGTTCGCCTGTGGTCAATAGATAAAGAACAAGTTGACATTATGAATGAGACCAGATTCAATCAACATTTTTTACCAGATATTGAACTTGCTAATAATATTGAACCTACTTGTGATTTAGATTTTGCTTTGCATGGTGCTAAGCTAGTTGTTTTATCAGTGCCGTCAAATGCAGTACGAGAAGTAGTACAACTTTTTAGTCCTAAAATTAACAAGGATGTTGTAATTGTTAATACTGCTAAGGGTCTCGAAGAAAAAACATTAATGCGTATGAGCCAAGTTATTATGGAAGAAACAAAGGGGTTGCCCCCAGTGGCAGTTCTTTCTGGTCCCAGTCACGCGGAAGAAGTTAGCCGTTTTCTACCTACGGCTGTTGTAGCAGCAGCAAAGCAACGAAAAGTTGCGGAATTTGTACAAGATATTTTTATGGCGGTTAACTTTAGAGTGTATACCAATCCTGATATTTGTGGTGTGGAAATTGGAGGGGCCTTAAAAAATGTTATTGCCTTGGCAACTGGTATAGCAGATGGGTTAGGATTTGGTGATAATACACGGGCAGCTTTAATGACTAGAGGTATTACAGAGATATCACGTGTAGGAATTCGACTTAAAGCTGATCCCTTAACTTTTGCTGGTTTGACTGGAATTGGTGATTTAATTGTAACCTGCAGCAGTATGCATAGTAGAAATCGCAGAGCTGGTATCCAGCTTGGACAAGGAATACCATTAGATACTATATTAAAGAATATGGGTATGGTAGTAGAGGGAGCAAATACTGTGAAAGCAGCTGTTAAATTGGCTAGGCAGTTATGTGTGGAGATGCCAATTACCCAGGAAGTCCATGATGTCTTATATAAAGGTAAGAAGCCTATTGAAAGCGTTAACAATCTTATGAAAAGAAATAGAACTCATGAAGTGGAAGAAGTCGTTACTAATTGCAATTTTATTTAG
- a CDS encoding homoserine dehydrogenase: protein METIKIGILGCGTVGKGVIKVLCNNRDSIARKIGSYIEIVKVLERDQQKIQDPTFRQISFTSNAYEILDDPEINVIVEVMGGIELPREYIVYALRNGKSVVTANKDLMAINGEELFAAAEEGKADLLFEASVGGGIPIIGPLKESLAGNKINTVMGIINGTTNYILTKMANMGSDFDEVLAEAQKLGYAEADPTSDVEGLDSARKIAILASIAFNTRITFPNVYVEGITKVSASDILYAKELGYVIKLLGIAKEEQKEIEVRVHPVFLPKNHPLASVDNVYNSIYIKGDAVGDAMFFGRGAGELPTASAVVGDIMTIAKNIKNGLMGTNQCTCFEHKRIKTIFETKSKYYLRLSVKDKPGVLASIASVLGNQEVSIASVIQKKRQNEIAEIVLITHEVKEANLQDALNIIRGLSVVNEIRNVIRVESGEE, encoded by the coding sequence TTGGAAACTATTAAAATTGGAATTTTGGGTTGCGGTACTGTAGGCAAGGGCGTAATTAAAGTACTTTGCAATAATAGAGATAGTATCGCCAGAAAAATTGGCAGCTATATAGAAATTGTTAAAGTGTTGGAGCGAGATCAGCAAAAAATTCAAGATCCAACTTTTCGCCAGATTTCTTTTACTTCAAACGCTTATGAAATTTTAGATGATCCCGAAATAAATGTTATTGTTGAGGTAATGGGAGGAATTGAACTTCCACGGGAATATATTGTATATGCATTGCGAAATGGCAAAAGTGTTGTTACTGCCAATAAAGATTTAATGGCCATAAATGGTGAGGAGCTTTTCGCTGCGGCTGAGGAAGGAAAAGCTGATTTACTGTTTGAAGCCAGTGTAGGAGGCGGAATACCCATTATCGGACCATTAAAAGAATCCCTAGCAGGCAATAAAATTAATACGGTAATGGGCATCATTAATGGCACGACTAATTATATTCTAACAAAGATGGCTAACATGGGTAGTGATTTTGACGAAGTATTAGCAGAAGCGCAAAAGTTGGGTTATGCAGAAGCAGATCCTACTTCAGATGTGGAAGGATTAGATTCAGCTAGAAAAATCGCTATTCTTGCCTCAATTGCATTTAATACTAGAATCACTTTTCCTAATGTTTATGTAGAAGGGATTACAAAAGTATCTGCAAGCGACATTCTTTATGCAAAAGAATTGGGTTATGTTATAAAACTATTAGGTATTGCCAAAGAAGAACAAAAAGAAATTGAGGTAAGAGTACATCCAGTATTTTTGCCTAAAAATCATCCATTAGCTAGTGTAGATAATGTTTATAATTCAATTTATATTAAGGGAGATGCAGTTGGAGATGCCATGTTTTTTGGCCGTGGAGCTGGAGAACTGCCTACGGCTAGTGCAGTAGTTGGGGATATAATGACTATTGCTAAAAATATAAAGAACGGTTTAATGGGAACAAATCAATGTACTTGTTTTGAACACAAAAGAATTAAAACTATTTTTGAAACAAAATCAAAATATTATTTAAGACTTAGCGTTAAAGATAAACCTGGAGTCTTAGCTAGCATTGCCAGTGTTTTAGGTAATCAAGAGGTCAGTATTGCCTCTGTAATACAAAAGAAAAGACAAAACGAAATAGCAGAGATTGTTTTAATAACCCATGAGGTCAAAGAGGCCAACTTGCAGGATGCTTTAAATATTATTCGAGGTTTGTCAGTAGTTAACGAAATTAGAAATGTTATTCGAGTTGAGTCTGGTGAAGAATAA
- a CDS encoding DUF512 domain-containing protein, translated as MACIAGIIPGSIADELHLEPGDKVVKINNQIIEDQIIYRYLEIDDYIELEIKKCNGEHLVYEIEKELDEDLGIIFSDATFNGIKRCQNNCIFCFVDQMPKNLRKSLYIKDDDYRYSFLFGNFITLTNLKECDLKRIVDLKLSPLYVSVHTTNPTLRAKILGNKSAGRIMEQLKFLVENGIIIHAQAVLVPGVNDGKELMQTIKSLASLCPGVASLAVVPVGLTNQRLELEPLQTFNRDKAADVLKIVEDFQHNFLSELKTRFVFVADEFFILAREKLPEDSYYEDYLQLENGVGIARLFIDEFKRLLKITQPKVDRHNPIIIVTGKSAEDILKELILDLQKIIPDINVNVLALENNFFGHTVTVAGLLTGQDLINGLNKAHLAKNTRILIPDVMLKDGELFLDDLKLGQVRQQLHYKLQVVSNTAKGLLDAILE; from the coding sequence ATAATAGAAGATCAAATTATTTATCGATATTTAGAAATTGATGATTATATTGAATTAGAAATTAAGAAATGTAATGGTGAGCATTTGGTATATGAAATAGAAAAAGAACTTGATGAAGACTTAGGAATAATTTTTAGCGATGCAACTTTTAACGGTATCAAAAGATGCCAGAATAATTGCATCTTTTGTTTTGTTGATCAAATGCCAAAAAACTTAAGAAAAAGCTTATATATTAAAGATGACGATTATCGCTATTCCTTTCTTTTTGGTAATTTTATTACTTTAACAAATTTAAAAGAATGTGACTTAAAAAGGATTGTAGATTTAAAACTAAGTCCCTTGTATGTTTCTGTACATACGACAAACCCAACTCTAAGAGCAAAGATATTAGGCAATAAGTCTGCTGGAAGAATCATGGAACAGTTAAAATTTCTAGTAGAAAATGGTATTATAATTCATGCACAGGCTGTTTTAGTACCAGGTGTAAATGATGGCAAGGAATTAATGCAAACAATAAAGAGTTTAGCATCCTTATGTCCAGGCGTTGCCTCGCTGGCAGTTGTACCTGTCGGTCTTACTAACCAACGTCTGGAACTTGAACCTTTACAGACTTTTAATCGAGATAAAGCAGCAGATGTTTTGAAAATAGTTGAAGATTTTCAACATAATTTCTTGTCTGAGCTAAAAACTAGATTCGTATTTGTTGCTGATGAATTTTTCATTTTAGCAAGGGAAAAATTACCCGAAGATAGTTACTATGAAGATTATTTACAGTTAGAAAATGGTGTTGGAATTGCACGGTTGTTTATTGATGAGTTTAAAAGGCTCTTAAAAATTACCCAACCTAAAGTTGATAGACATAACCCGATTATAATAGTAACAGGAAAATCAGCAGAAGATATTTTAAAGGAACTTATTTTGGATTTGCAGAAAATTATTCCAGATATAAATGTAAATGTTTTAGCTTTGGAGAACAATTTTTTTGGACATACAGTTACGGTGGCAGGTTTACTCACTGGGCAAGATTTAATTAATGGTCTTAACAAAGCCCATCTTGCTAAAAATACTAGAATCTTAATTCCCGATGTTATGCTTAAAGACGGGGAATTATTTTTGGATGATTTAAAATTGGGACAGGTACGACAACAACTGCATTATAAATTACAAGTAGTATCGAACACCGCTAAAGGTTTGCTTGACGCAATCTTGGAGTAA